A section of the Rhodanobacteraceae bacterium genome encodes:
- a CDS encoding energy transducer TonB, which translates to MLMNDVQTLRVMPLALALVLVLGLAACGGDEPAPTASTTSPAGAAPQPAPTSTEPDPAVAAASTAPQTVPELLDAARTAMREQRLIQPTNDNAIEYYLKVLDAEPDNRQAQLAILELMPLAQGVAEQMIDTNRLEEAQQAVGLLKRAQPTSVVVTNLEQRIVTQRRAEEQRRTAEEEAARLAERQAREQAAAQARAAAEPPPPAPSRPAQTPASTPATTAAPAPAQAPPTQVASAAPPKPVAASTAPQNKDFQLVKRVNPSYPAQALRSRTEGWVELSFTITTTGDVEDVEVVNSNPRRVFDRDAARALSQWKFTPRIEGGKAVEAKARQRLEFTLN; encoded by the coding sequence ATGCTGATGAATGACGTGCAAACGCTCAGGGTGATGCCGCTGGCATTGGCTTTGGTACTCGTTCTTGGACTGGCCGCCTGCGGTGGCGATGAACCCGCACCCACGGCGAGCACCACATCCCCGGCAGGCGCCGCGCCACAACCGGCACCGACCAGTACCGAGCCAGACCCGGCGGTTGCGGCCGCCAGCACTGCGCCGCAGACCGTACCGGAATTGCTTGACGCAGCCCGCACCGCCATGCGCGAACAGCGCCTTATCCAGCCGACCAACGACAATGCCATCGAGTATTACCTGAAGGTGCTGGATGCCGAGCCGGACAACCGGCAAGCGCAGCTGGCCATTCTCGAATTGATGCCGCTGGCCCAGGGCGTTGCCGAACAGATGATCGATACCAACCGGCTGGAAGAGGCACAGCAGGCCGTCGGACTGCTCAAGCGCGCCCAGCCGACCTCGGTGGTGGTGACCAATCTCGAGCAGCGGATCGTGACCCAGCGCCGAGCCGAAGAACAACGTCGCACCGCCGAGGAAGAAGCGGCTCGATTGGCAGAGCGCCAGGCCCGCGAACAGGCCGCCGCCCAGGCGCGCGCAGCCGCCGAACCGCCGCCACCAGCCCCGAGCCGACCGGCCCAGACGCCGGCCAGCACGCCGGCCACCACCGCCGCACCGGCACCAGCACAAGCGCCACCGACCCAGGTGGCTTCAGCGGCGCCCCCGAAGCCGGTGGCGGCATCGACAGCACCGCAGAACAAGGATTTCCAGCTGGTCAAGCGGGTCAATCCCAGCTATCCGGCGCAGGCTTTGCGCAGTCGTACCGAAGGCTGGGTGGAGCTCTCGTTCACGATCACCACCACCGGTGATGTCGAGGATGTCGAAGTGGTCAATTCGAATCCGCGCCGGGTGTTTGACCGCGATGCCGCCCGGGCTCTGAGCCAGTGGAAGTTCACGCCGCGCATCGAAGGCGGCAAGGCTGTGGAAGCCAAGGCCAGGCAACGGCTGGAATTCACGCTGAACTGA
- a CDS encoding beta-lactamase family protein, which produces MLRVVFVALGLAGGMLAADRVAAASADAALRPAPADTLQAEVRSWVEVVNASGATPALAVAIVRPRQPDLLITAGETYAGSGQVVDKHTVFRLASVSKGFASTLCGLLDDAGFLQIGQSVVDLVPGLELADPNAPSALTLERLLSHQTGLPHHTFDMKLEANAPLIDLIQSLPSVRPACAVGGCYAYQNVLFNVAADAAFGAVGSFFPVELSRRLLVPLEMRDTSVGRDALMAQANWARPHVYARGGWTSVTPKPTYYQLPAAAGVNASISDLAIWLHAQLGERPEVLPPAVLKLVQSPRVDTPGEMLGPRWRRERVRAASYALGWRVFDYSGHQLVFHAGAVQGYRALVGVIPEQGFGVAILWNSNSGVPAGLFPRILDRQLQLDGPDWLDLDKLQITADRRARKPRA; this is translated from the coding sequence ATGCTTCGGGTGGTGTTTGTTGCGCTCGGTCTGGCAGGCGGAATGCTGGCTGCGGATCGTGTGGCTGCTGCCAGCGCAGACGCAGCCTTGCGTCCCGCGCCAGCTGACACCCTGCAGGCCGAAGTCCGTAGCTGGGTAGAGGTGGTCAACGCCAGTGGCGCCACACCAGCGCTGGCGGTGGCGATTGTCCGCCCGCGTCAGCCCGATTTGCTGATCACCGCCGGTGAGACCTATGCCGGTTCTGGTCAGGTGGTCGACAAGCACACCGTGTTCAGGCTGGCCTCGGTGTCCAAGGGCTTTGCGTCTACTCTTTGCGGCCTGCTCGATGATGCCGGATTTCTGCAGATCGGCCAGAGCGTGGTCGATCTGGTGCCGGGCCTTGAACTGGCCGATCCCAATGCACCCAGCGCCTTGACGCTGGAGCGCCTGCTCAGTCACCAGACCGGATTGCCGCATCACACCTTCGACATGAAGCTGGAGGCCAATGCACCGCTGATCGATCTGATCCAGTCCTTGCCGAGCGTACGCCCGGCCTGTGCCGTCGGTGGCTGCTATGCCTATCAGAATGTGCTCTTCAATGTAGCTGCGGATGCGGCTTTCGGCGCGGTCGGCAGCTTTTTCCCGGTGGAGTTGAGTCGGCGCCTGCTGGTGCCGTTGGAGATGCGCGACACCTCGGTGGGCCGTGATGCGCTGATGGCCCAAGCCAACTGGGCTCGGCCGCATGTGTACGCGCGTGGCGGCTGGACTTCGGTGACACCCAAGCCGACCTACTATCAGTTGCCGGCGGCCGCGGGCGTCAACGCCAGCATCAGCGATCTGGCCATCTGGCTGCATGCGCAGCTGGGCGAGCGCCCGGAGGTACTGCCACCCGCCGTGCTCAAGCTGGTGCAGAGTCCGCGGGTGGATACGCCGGGCGAGATGCTGGGCCCGCGCTGGCGCCGCGAGCGGGTGCGCGCCGCCAGTTATGCACTGGGATGGCGGGTGTTCGACTACTCGGGCCATCAGCTGGTGTTTCATGCCGGCGCCGTGCAGGGTTATCGGGCGTTGGTTGGCGTGATTCCGGAGCAGGGCTTTGGCGTGGCCATCCTGTGGAATTCCAACAGCGGTGTTCCTGCCGGTCTGTTCCCGCGCATTCTCGACCGGCAGCTACAGCTTGACGGCCCCGATTGGCTGGATCTCGACAAATTGCAGATAACCGCTGATCGCAGGGCCCGCAAACCCCGCGCTTGA
- a CDS encoding LemA family protein codes for MLSTVIVLVLLAGVAFFLIGIYNGLVTARNGYKNAFSQIDVQLTRRHDLIPNLVEIAKGYIKHERETLEAVIQARNSAVSGLRAASANPGDAAAVQQLASSENQLTGALGRLFALSEAYPDLKANTTMMQLSEELTSTENKVAFARQAYNDGVLGYNNKREVFPNNLVAGMFGFGPASFLELDDPAKREVPKVSFT; via the coding sequence ATGCTTTCAACCGTGATTGTCCTGGTTTTGCTGGCGGGCGTCGCATTCTTCCTGATCGGGATCTACAACGGCCTGGTCACGGCCCGAAACGGCTACAAGAACGCCTTCAGCCAGATCGATGTGCAGCTGACCCGGCGTCATGACCTGATTCCCAATCTGGTCGAAATTGCCAAGGGCTACATCAAACATGAACGCGAAACCCTGGAAGCCGTCATTCAGGCGCGAAACTCGGCAGTCAGCGGTTTGCGGGCCGCCAGCGCCAATCCCGGCGATGCCGCTGCGGTGCAACAGCTGGCGAGTTCTGAAAACCAGTTGACTGGCGCCCTGGGACGCTTGTTCGCCCTGTCCGAGGCCTATCCGGACCTCAAGGCCAACACCACCATGATGCAGCTCTCCGAAGAGCTGACCAGCACCGAGAACAAGGTCGCCTTCGCGCGCCAGGCCTACAACGATGGCGTGCTCGGCTACAACAACAAGCGCGAAGTGTTTCCCAACAACCTGGTGGCAGGCATGTTCGGTTTCGGGCCGGCCAGCTTCCTGGAACTGGATGATCCGGCCAAGCGCGAAGTGCCCAAGGTGAGCTTCACCTGA
- a CDS encoding M48 family metalloprotease, whose amino-acid sequence MNFFEHQAAARAKSRRMLWLFVLAVLAIVAAINVVVLLVFGFTLDPNKPGQQDALIPALVASTVITLGVIGLGSLFKTLSLRSGGGGVARAMGGTLVPEDPHDFHLKRLRNVVEEMSIASGLPVPEIYVLDRESGINAFAAGFSPTDAAVAVTRGALDRLSRDELQGVIAHEFSHILNGDMRLNIRLMGLIFGLLVLSLTGQKVLQHMRVGSSKRDGNAILLIALAVMVFGYLGVFLGRLIKAYISRQREYLADASAVQFTRLSHGLSGALMKIAAFQAGSKLTEHNGEEVAHMLFGDGVGYSRLTATHPPLIDRIKRIDPRFDPMLLARLEAGERAFEGIDEDTDPPAASALLAGFSAAPLQPAPAVPVLRERMQAPQPAKVLNDIANPGVDHVDYAVAMRQSLPPLLTTAAHMRERAIDVVLSLLLAREVHPEGSLAEISKRLGPVRAKGTQELVEAARALHAAQRIPLAQLAMPALKRRPASELRLLMDTIDTLIHSDGQVDVFEYVLARLLRQQMSESLEPNQHRGGRRKLPELRQQALSLLAVLALHGHEQVDNARRAYLAGAEILFPAAAESYGAPGNWIELLDQALPALDELVPAGKETLVLALATTVGHDGQIATAEAELLRLICTLLHCPLPPLLGE is encoded by the coding sequence ATGAATTTCTTCGAGCACCAGGCGGCTGCCCGCGCAAAGAGCAGGCGCATGCTCTGGTTGTTCGTGCTGGCCGTGTTGGCCATCGTGGCTGCCATCAACGTGGTCGTGTTGCTGGTGTTCGGCTTCACGCTGGATCCGAACAAACCGGGGCAGCAGGACGCACTGATACCGGCGCTGGTCGCCAGCACCGTGATCACGCTCGGCGTCATCGGCCTCGGCAGTCTGTTCAAGACGCTGAGCCTGCGCTCGGGCGGCGGTGGGGTGGCGCGGGCCATGGGCGGCACGCTGGTACCGGAAGATCCGCACGATTTTCACCTCAAGCGCCTGCGCAATGTGGTCGAAGAGATGTCGATCGCCTCCGGTCTGCCAGTGCCTGAAATCTATGTGCTGGACCGCGAATCGGGTATCAACGCCTTCGCGGCGGGATTCTCGCCCACCGATGCCGCGGTAGCCGTGACCCGTGGCGCACTCGACCGGCTCAGCCGCGATGAACTGCAGGGCGTGATTGCCCACGAGTTCAGCCATATCCTCAACGGCGACATGCGCCTCAACATCCGGCTGATGGGCCTGATCTTCGGGCTGCTGGTGCTCAGCCTGACCGGCCAGAAGGTGCTGCAGCACATGCGCGTGGGCAGCTCCAAGCGCGACGGCAACGCCATCCTGCTGATCGCCCTGGCGGTCATGGTTTTCGGTTATCTGGGGGTTTTTCTCGGGCGTTTGATCAAGGCCTACATCTCACGCCAGCGCGAGTATCTGGCGGACGCTTCGGCGGTGCAGTTCACCCGGCTGTCGCACGGTCTCTCTGGCGCGCTGATGAAGATCGCAGCCTTCCAGGCCGGTTCCAAACTGACCGAACACAACGGTGAAGAGGTGGCGCACATGCTCTTCGGCGATGGAGTCGGCTACAGCCGCCTCACCGCCACGCACCCGCCACTGATCGACCGCATCAAACGCATCGACCCACGCTTTGACCCGATGTTGTTGGCCCGACTCGAAGCCGGCGAGCGCGCTTTCGAGGGCATCGACGAGGACACCGATCCACCCGCCGCCAGCGCGCTGCTGGCGGGATTCAGCGCCGCCCCGCTGCAGCCTGCGCCGGCAGTACCGGTTCTGCGCGAGCGCATGCAGGCACCGCAACCCGCCAAGGTGCTGAACGATATCGCCAACCCCGGCGTCGATCACGTCGACTATGCCGTGGCCATGCGTCAATCCCTGCCGCCGCTGCTGACCACCGCGGCGCACATGCGCGAGCGCGCCATCGACGTGGTGCTGTCACTGCTGCTGGCCCGCGAAGTCCATCCCGAAGGCAGCCTGGCCGAAATCTCCAAACGACTCGGTCCGGTGCGCGCCAAGGGCACCCAAGAACTGGTGGAAGCGGCGCGCGCCCTGCACGCGGCGCAGCGAATCCCGCTGGCACAACTGGCGATGCCCGCGCTGAAGCGCCGCCCCGCCTCCGAACTGCGGCTGCTGATGGACACCATCGACACGCTGATCCACAGCGACGGCCAGGTGGATGTCTTCGAATACGTGCTGGCCAGGCTGCTGCGCCAGCAGATGAGCGAATCGCTGGAGCCCAACCAACATCGCGGCGGCAGGCGCAAGCTGCCGGAACTGCGCCAGCAGGCGCTGTCGCTGCTGGCGGTGCTGGCGCTGCACGGTCATGAGCAAGTCGACAACGCGCGCCGGGCCTATCTGGCTGGGGCCGAGATCCTGTTTCCGGCCGCCGCCGAAAGCTACGGCGCGCCCGGCAACTGGATCGAACTGCTGGATCAGGCGCTGCCGGCATTGGACGAACTGGTGCCGGCCGGCAAGGAGACCCTGGTGCTGGCGCTGGCCACCACCGTGGGCCACGACGGCCAGATCGCGACCGCCGAAGCCGAGTTGCTTCGCCTGATCTGCACCCTGCTGCACTGCCCGCTGCCGCCGCTGCTGGGGGAGTAG
- a CDS encoding PaaI family thioesterase → MEEDARNPLPRLKLAAGQRGFSTLIGPFYEIALDHGMRRALLLEPRHLSPAGVVQGGVISSFGEFVLHRGIVDEVGEELPMATVELNCQFLAASFAQRWIYGEAQVLRRTRSLVFAAGEIFDQRRRIALVSGIWKQIETGGE, encoded by the coding sequence ATGGAGGAAGACGCGCGCAACCCGCTGCCGCGCCTGAAACTGGCCGCAGGGCAGCGCGGCTTTTCCACGCTGATCGGGCCGTTCTACGAGATTGCGCTCGACCACGGCATGCGCAGGGCGCTGCTGCTGGAGCCGCGACACCTGAGCCCGGCCGGCGTCGTCCAGGGCGGCGTGATCAGCAGTTTCGGCGAATTCGTGCTTCATCGCGGCATCGTTGACGAGGTCGGCGAGGAACTTCCAATGGCCACGGTGGAACTCAATTGCCAGTTTCTGGCAGCCAGCTTTGCCCAGCGCTGGATCTACGGCGAGGCCCAGGTACTCCGTCGGACCCGATCGCTGGTCTTTGCTGCTGGCGAAATCTTCGACCAGCGCCGTCGCATCGCCCTGGTGAGCGGCATCTGGAAGCAGATCGAGACCGGCGGGGAATAG
- a CDS encoding choline dehydrogenase, whose product MYDYIIVGAGSAGCVLANRLSADGRHRVLLLEAGGRDWHPFIHMPAGLAKLVGYKFLNWNYETEPEPHLDNRRMYWPRGRVLGGSSSINAMCYIRGQRADYDAWAAAGNRGWSWAEVLPYFRRSEDNQRGADALHGVGGHLSVENLRHVNPLSMAFLEAAAAAGYPRNPDFNGPEQLGFGQYQVTQRNGARCSTATGYLNEARRRPNLTVITHAQVTRILFDRERAVGVEAKVGGRIEKFEAGREVLLSGGAVNSPQLLMLSGIGPADQLRQHGIGVRLDAPDVGRNLTDHLDICVLRKCTQRITYDRASDLLVGLQYFFTRTGIGTSNVAETGGFAATKYAADGRPDVQFHFVPAMLDDHGRNRLPGDGFTMHACQLRPESRGHLELASADPFAPVRIHANYLSDPADLPVLLEGLRMTREIFAQSPLAPYAGDEILPGASATSEADLMAYIRRKAETIYHPVSTCRMGADQRSVVDPELKVRGFKGLRVVDASIMPRLISGNTNAPTVMIAEKASDLILAA is encoded by the coding sequence ATGTACGACTACATCATCGTCGGGGCCGGTTCTGCCGGTTGTGTGTTGGCAAACCGCTTGAGCGCCGATGGCCGGCACCGGGTGTTGTTGCTGGAGGCCGGTGGTCGCGACTGGCACCCCTTCATCCACATGCCGGCGGGCCTGGCCAAACTGGTGGGCTACAAGTTCCTGAACTGGAATTACGAGACCGAGCCGGAACCGCATCTGGACAATCGCCGCATGTACTGGCCGCGTGGTCGGGTACTCGGTGGCTCCAGTTCCATCAATGCCATGTGCTACATCCGCGGCCAGCGGGCCGACTACGATGCCTGGGCAGCGGCAGGAAACCGCGGCTGGAGCTGGGCCGAAGTGCTGCCCTACTTTCGCCGCTCCGAAGACAATCAGCGCGGTGCCGATGCCCTGCATGGCGTCGGCGGCCATCTGTCCGTGGAAAATCTGCGCCATGTGAATCCACTGAGCATGGCCTTTCTGGAGGCCGCTGCCGCTGCCGGTTATCCGCGCAATCCGGATTTCAATGGGCCTGAACAGCTCGGCTTTGGCCAATACCAGGTCACCCAGCGCAATGGCGCGCGTTGCAGCACCGCCACCGGCTATCTGAATGAGGCCCGGCGCCGTCCCAATCTCACCGTGATCACGCACGCTCAAGTGACCCGGATCCTGTTCGACCGCGAGCGCGCGGTCGGTGTGGAAGCCAAGGTCGGCGGCCGTATCGAGAAATTCGAGGCAGGACGGGAGGTCTTGCTCAGCGGCGGCGCGGTCAATTCTCCGCAACTGCTGATGTTGTCCGGCATCGGCCCCGCCGATCAGCTGCGCCAGCATGGCATTGGCGTGCGCCTGGATGCGCCGGACGTGGGTCGCAACCTGACCGATCACCTGGATATCTGCGTGTTGCGCAAGTGCACCCAGCGGATCACCTACGACCGCGCCAGTGACCTGCTGGTGGGATTGCAGTATTTCTTCACCCGCACCGGCATCGGCACCTCGAATGTGGCCGAGACCGGCGGCTTTGCTGCCACGAAGTATGCGGCGGATGGCCGTCCCGATGTCCAGTTCCATTTCGTGCCGGCTATGCTCGACGATCACGGCCGCAATCGTCTGCCGGGCGACGGCTTCACCATGCACGCCTGTCAGTTGCGCCCGGAGAGCCGTGGCCATCTGGAGCTGGCCAGCGCCGATCCCTTCGCGCCCGTCCGCATCCATGCCAACTATCTGAGCGATCCGGCGGATCTGCCGGTGCTGCTGGAAGGCTTGCGCATGACCCGCGAAATCTTCGCCCAATCGCCGCTGGCGCCTTATGCCGGGGACGAGATCCTGCCCGGCGCCAGCGCCACCAGCGAGGCCGATCTGATGGCCTACATCCGCCGCAAGGCTGAGACCATCTACCATCCGGTCAGTACTTGCCGCATGGGTGCGGATCAGCGCTCGGTGGTTGACCCGGAACTGAAAGTGCGCGGATTCAAGGGTTTACGGGTGGTCGATGCGTCGATCATGCCGCGACTGATCAGTGGCAACACCAACGCGCCCACGGTGATGATTGCCGAGAAAGCCAGCGATCTGATCCTGGCCGCCTGA
- a CDS encoding MOSC N-terminal beta barrel domain-containing protein, producing the protein MSPSLAAIVIYPVKSCAGLALQSAVVEPRGLRHDRRWMLVDDSGRFITGRQSPSLVRVRAEVGDAGNLRLRAPGMLPLQVAEPDGSQRVDSEVWGSEVNAADAGAEAADWFSRYLGRPVRLLFADEQMRRAPEAEYSLPGDQVGFADGYPLLLLSFAAAELLSSRAGRELGWRRFRPNLVIDGVAAHAEDRWKQIRIGSVLFDVVKPCTRCVFTTIDPDSGAAESDGEPLRTLKDYRRGAGGIRFGQNLIARSAGEVQCGDRVEVIEQML; encoded by the coding sequence ATGTCCCCCAGCCTGGCAGCCATTGTCATCTATCCGGTCAAATCCTGCGCCGGACTGGCGCTGCAGAGCGCCGTGGTCGAGCCCCGTGGGCTGCGCCACGACCGCCGCTGGATGTTGGTCGACGACAGCGGCCGTTTCATCACCGGCCGGCAATCGCCCTCGTTGGTCCGGGTGAGGGCTGAAGTTGGTGATGCCGGCAACTTGAGGCTGAGGGCGCCGGGCATGCTGCCGCTGCAGGTCGCAGAGCCGGATGGAAGCCAGCGGGTGGATTCGGAGGTCTGGGGCAGCGAGGTCAATGCAGCCGATGCCGGGGCCGAGGCCGCCGACTGGTTCAGCCGCTATCTGGGCCGACCGGTGCGGCTGCTGTTTGCCGATGAACAGATGCGGCGCGCACCCGAAGCGGAGTACTCACTCCCCGGCGATCAGGTAGGCTTCGCCGATGGCTATCCGCTGCTGCTGTTGTCGTTCGCTGCGGCAGAACTGCTGTCGAGCCGGGCGGGACGCGAATTGGGCTGGCGCCGCTTCCGCCCCAATCTGGTGATCGACGGCGTTGCGGCCCACGCCGAGGATCGCTGGAAGCAGATTCGCATAGGTAGCGTGCTGTTCGATGTGGTCAAACCCTGCACACGCTGCGTTTTCACCACCATTGATCCAGACTCGGGCGCTGCCGAGAGTGACGGCGAGCCGCTGCGGACGCTGAAGGACTATCGCCGCGGCGCCGGCGGCATCCGCTTCGGCCAGAACCTGATTGCACGCTCCGCAGGCGAGGTTCAATGTGGAGATCGGGTCGAGGTGATCGAGCAAATGCTCTAG
- a CDS encoding DUF3293 domain-containing protein: MNPIRPAPALSAEQILAYAEAIYEIEQDGHWISAEQYTRHQSDTLPQSLISACNPYSLRLPDALNEARQRQLRDRIEAAGVRWHPARGRAADFSWLEPGFLVAAALPLVDSWARAFEQHAIWLPATATSPAMMRLYATDPGAARSLRFPHVHLEWVGFGPTTPE, from the coding sequence ATGAATCCGATCCGACCTGCGCCAGCGCTCAGCGCCGAGCAGATCCTGGCCTACGCCGAGGCCATCTACGAGATCGAGCAGGACGGACACTGGATCAGCGCCGAGCAGTACACCCGGCACCAGTCCGATACGCTGCCGCAAAGCCTGATCAGCGCCTGCAACCCGTATTCGTTGCGGCTGCCGGATGCGCTCAACGAGGCCCGACAGCGGCAACTGCGCGACCGGATCGAGGCTGCAGGGGTACGCTGGCATCCGGCGCGGGGTCGCGCTGCCGATTTCAGCTGGCTGGAACCCGGTTTTCTGGTCGCAGCAGCGCTGCCTCTGGTCGACAGCTGGGCCCGCGCCTTTGAGCAGCACGCGATCTGGCTGCCCGCGACGGCCACCTCACCGGCCATGATGCGCCTGTATGCGACCGATCCCGGTGCCGCCCGGTCGCTGCGTTTTCCCCATGTGCACCTCGAATGGGTAGGATTCGGGCCCACGACTCCAGAATGA
- the ccmA gene encoding heme ABC exporter ATP-binding protein CcmA, whose product MTTRLPNASPVSSAPPLLSATALTCLREDEALFVPIDIALAQGHLLVLEGRNGAGKTTLLRALLGLHAIKADSLHFRGADVLRERHALCAGTLWLGHLLALKGDLTVRENLHYNLAIGDEDDAVDVESLCTDLGLAGYEDTPTRALSAGQRKRAALARLAASRRSLWLLDEPFANLDGPGMAVVERLLEAHLARGGGAMLTSHGVLPITLPATTVRLEHPR is encoded by the coding sequence ATGACCACCCGCTTGCCGAACGCCAGCCCAGTTTCCAGCGCACCCCCGCTGCTATCCGCCACGGCGCTGACCTGTCTGCGCGAGGACGAAGCGCTGTTCGTGCCCATCGACATCGCGCTGGCCCAGGGCCACCTGCTGGTGCTGGAAGGCCGTAATGGCGCCGGCAAGACCACCCTGCTGCGCGCCCTGCTCGGTCTGCATGCGATCAAGGCCGACAGCCTGCATTTTCGCGGCGCCGACGTGCTCCGCGAGCGTCATGCGCTGTGTGCCGGAACTCTGTGGCTGGGCCATCTGCTGGCGCTCAAGGGCGATCTCACGGTGCGCGAGAATCTGCATTACAACCTGGCCATCGGCGACGAGGACGATGCCGTCGATGTCGAGTCACTGTGCACGGATCTGGGGCTGGCCGGCTATGAGGACACGCCGACCCGGGCGCTGTCGGCTGGGCAGCGCAAGCGCGCGGCCCTGGCGCGCCTGGCCGCCAGTCGTCGATCACTGTGGCTGCTGGATGAGCCCTTCGCCAATCTGGACGGGCCGGGCATGGCGGTGGTCGAGCGCCTGCTGGAAGCGCATCTGGCCCGCGGCGGCGGCGCCATGCTGACCAGCCATGGCGTGCTTCCCATCACCTTGCCGGCCACGACGGTGCGCCTGGAGCACCCGCGATGA
- the ccmB gene encoding heme exporter protein CcmB, whose translation MSATRPYRALLMRDLHLAFRRRADLLLPLGFAVLVVLLFGIALGGTPERLAPVSAPVIWVTVLLAGFLSLDGLFRPDVEDGTLDQWLAGPSSIIGLMYAKALAHWLLYGVGLTLSTPLLAMLLNLPVKLLPVMLAALAIGTLGATQIGLVAAALTARLRRSGILLAVIVMPLYLPLLIFGSGAVDAVRLGESPKGALLLLAAQTMLLLTLAPPAAAAGLRIGSDNPP comes from the coding sequence ATGAGCGCCACGCGACCCTATCGCGCGCTGCTGATGCGGGATCTGCACCTGGCGTTCCGGCGTCGCGCCGACCTCTTGTTGCCGCTGGGATTTGCCGTACTGGTGGTGCTGCTGTTCGGCATTGCGCTGGGCGGCACACCGGAACGGCTGGCCCCGGTGTCGGCGCCGGTGATCTGGGTCACCGTATTGCTGGCCGGCTTTCTCAGTCTGGATGGACTGTTCAGACCCGATGTCGAGGACGGTACGCTCGATCAATGGCTGGCCGGCCCCAGTTCCATCATCGGCTTGATGTACGCCAAGGCATTGGCGCATTGGCTGCTGTACGGTGTCGGCCTGACCCTGTCGACGCCGCTGCTGGCCATGCTGCTCAATCTGCCTGTCAAACTGTTACCGGTGATGCTGGCGGCACTGGCCATAGGCACACTCGGCGCCACCCAGATCGGTCTGGTGGCGGCGGCCTTGACAGCCCGGCTGCGCCGCAGTGGTATTTTGTTGGCGGTGATCGTCATGCCGCTGTACCTGCCGCTGCTGATCTTCGGCAGTGGCGCGGTCGATGCAGTGCGTCTGGGTGAATCGCCCAAGGGTGCGCTGTTGTTGCTGGCCGCACAGACGATGTTGCTGTTGACCCTGGCGCCGCCGGCTGCGGCCGCTGGCTTGCGGATAGGATCGGACAATCCACCATGA
- a CDS encoding heme ABC transporter permease: MNPVLRWFHQLGSPPYFYRFATRWMPWAGGAALILTIIGMYLGLARAPADYLQGDSFRIIYIHVPSAWMSMFIYAVMALNGAIALIWRIKLSEILFLACAPIGAMFTAITLITGMLWGKPTWGAYWVWDARLTSELVLLFLYFGVIGLASAYDDLRQGARAAAVLAIVGVVNVPIIHFSVKWWNTLHQGETIRIFGKSSMDSSMIWPLLIMALATKLYFVFALLLRARGVLLEQERNKAWVREVLLGVKN; this comes from the coding sequence ATGAATCCCGTGCTGCGCTGGTTTCACCAACTCGGATCACCGCCATATTTCTATCGCTTTGCAACCCGTTGGATGCCGTGGGCTGGCGGCGCTGCGCTGATCCTGACGATCATCGGCATGTACTTGGGCCTGGCCCGGGCGCCAGCCGATTATCTGCAGGGCGACAGTTTCCGCATCATCTACATCCATGTGCCCAGCGCCTGGATGAGCATGTTCATCTATGCGGTGATGGCGCTGAACGGGGCCATTGCCCTGATCTGGCGCATCAAGCTGTCGGAGATCCTGTTTCTGGCCTGCGCGCCGATCGGTGCCATGTTCACGGCAATCACGCTGATCACCGGCATGCTCTGGGGCAAACCCACCTGGGGTGCCTACTGGGTGTGGGATGCGCGGCTGACCAGCGAACTGGTGCTGCTGTTCCTGTACTTCGGCGTGATCGGTCTGGCCTCGGCCTACGACGATCTGCGCCAGGGCGCCCGCGCCGCCGCGGTGTTGGCCATTGTGGGCGTGGTTAACGTTCCGATCATCCATTTTTCGGTCAAATGGTGGAACACCCTGCATCAGGGCGAGACCATCCGCATTTTCGGAAAGAGCAGCATGGATTCCTCGATGATCTGGCCGTTGCTGATCATGGCGCTGGCCACCAAGCTGTACTTCGTATTCGCCCTGCTGCTGCGCGCCCGCGGCGTGTTGCTGGAACAGGAGCGCAACAAGGCCTGGGTGCGCGAGGTCTTGCTCGGAGTGAAGAACTGA
- the ccmD gene encoding heme exporter protein CcmD, whose translation MLAWLENQGHWGYIQVSLAVTALLVLADLLPPLLRQRKLRAELRARVRREQQLRESETS comes from the coding sequence ATGCTCGCCTGGCTGGAAAACCAGGGTCACTGGGGCTACATCCAGGTCTCGCTGGCGGTCACGGCGCTGTTGGTCCTGGCCGACCTGCTGCCGCCGCTGTTGCGCCAACGCAAATTGCGGGCTGAACTGCGGGCGCGGGTACGACGCGAACAACAACTTCGGGAATCGGAGACGTCGTGA